CATCGCGGGTAGGAATTGCCTGGTGATGTGCATGGGCGCGAGGGTATTAATTTGCATGGTCGGCACGGTTTGGCTGCGCGTATCCGTGTGCCAGAAGTAGCTGTTGCCAGCAACGATGCCAGCGTTGTTGATGAGCACGTCTGGCACCGAATGCGCGAGCGCTTCGCTAGCGGCCGCCTCTATTTGGTCGAGATCGGTCAGATCAACGACGGTGAAGCGGATGTCCGTCACCGAGGATGACCCGGACGAGCGACGCCCCAAGATCACGGCGTCGTTGACATCGCGTTCGAGCGTGGCGACGGCAGCGGCGAGCCCTGACTCGTCGCGGTCCCAGAGGGTGACCGACTGAGCGTGCTCTGCGACCGCTTTGCGAGCGTAGAGCAGCCCCATTCCTGAGGCTGCCCCGGTCACAAGGACGTTCGCGCCGCGAACCGTGTGCGACATTATTCGCTGCTGGTTAGATCGAGACGACGGGCTCGACGTCGCTCAGCGAGGAGGCAAGCACCTCGGTGAGGTTCGCGAGTGCTTCTTCGTCGGTGTTCTTCTGGGCGAGCGCAAGCTCGGAGACAAGCACCTGCTGGGCTTTTGCGAGCATGCGCTTTTCACCGGCGGATACTCCGTTGTCTTGGTCGCGACGCCACAGGTCACGCACAACCTCGCCAACGCGGAGCACGTTTCCGCTCGCCATTTTCTCCTGGTTGGCCTTGTAGCGGCGTGACCAGTTCACTGGCTCTTCAACGAAGGGCTCGCGCAGAACGTTGAACACGGCTTCGACGCCCTCTGCATCGATGATGTCGCGAACGCCGACGATCTCGGCGTTTTCGATTGGCAGCTTAATTTGGAGGTCGCTCGTATGCACATCAAGTGTCATGACCTGCATGTCTTCACCCTTGATGTTGACGGTTGAGACCTCAACGATGGTGACGGCACCGTGGTGTGGGTAAACGAGCGTTTCGCCAACGACAAACTTCATGGTTAACTGCCTTTTCTGTTGTTTTGTGGGTGGTCGCCAACGCCGCCAGTCTCTTCGAGCTGGACGCCGAGGGCGGAAGGGAGGGAGACCCGCGATGAAGCGAGCCAATCGGGAAGAAACGCGACGAGTTGCTCGGTGAGTTCTTCGTCGGAGAGGTCAAGATTGCCGCGCATCCAGGCACTGATGAGCGTCAGCGCGCCACCGGCCTCGTAGAGGGCAACCAGTTCGGCGTTAACGCCTGCTGGCACGGTCGCCTGCTCGATAATGGCACCGAGCACCCCGCGAACGTAGCGGCGGATGATGTCGTTGTAGGCGTGGCGCACCGGCGGAAGCTCGATCACGCTCGTGTAGAGCGGAAAGTTCTCGACCATATGCTCGATCAGCCGGCCGTAACCAACCCGCGCTGCCTCGAGCCCACTGGTCTCGCCAGCGTCTGCGGCGATTATGCCAGAAACACTCGACTCGAGGAGGTCGGTTCCGGATGCCGAGATCGCCGCAATCTGGGCGCGAAGGAAGCTCGTTGCCAGCTCGTCGAGTCCACCAAAATGGGTGTAGAACGAGCTACGGCTAATGCCAGCCGCCCGAACAATATCGCTCACCGAAACGGCCTGAGCTCCAGAAGACATGAGCTGCTGAACGGCGCCAAACACAAGTTGGCGGGTGCGCTCGGAGCGGGGGTCGGATGTTGCTACCTGCGAGACCCGTTGCCCCGAAGGGTGGGTTTCGCTGAGAGTAGCCATATCAACCATTGTACCACTTCCTGGACACGTGTCCAAAAAGTATTCAAGACGGGATTCAAGAAAGCTGCCACAACCAAGCGCAGCGCGATTTTCTGGTTGACCCGGCCAACGCCGAGAGCCACAGTCACACGCATCCCCGTATCCGAGGCCCAACTGCTGCCGACTCTCGAGCCAACCGAGATGTAGCTGCCATAATTGGCTATGGCCGATGCAACGATGCGTAACGCTCACCCACAGCAGTCTTCCCGCCCCGCCGTGCGCAACCTGTGGTTTGCGTTTACGCCGTACATCGCGGTTGCCGCGGTGCACCTCGGGGCCAAGCTCGCGGATTCAGCCGCAGTCGATACCTGGACAAAGCCACTGCTCATGCCGGCCCTCCTGCTCGCACTCTTACTGGCGACACCCCAGAGGCTGTCGCGGGCAACGCTGCTGGCATCGGCAGGAATTGTACTGTCGTGGCTCGGCGACATCACGCTTGGCAACTTCGTCGTCGGGCTCACGTTTTTCTTGCTGGCCCACATTGCGTACATCGTGCTGTTTGCGCAGGCCTTCCGCGGGCGCGTTGCCAAATGGACTCCCGTGTACTTCGTTTGGTTCGGGCTCCTGGTTTGGATGCTGTTGCCGCACCTCGGCGCGCTCCTCGTACCGGTCATCGCCTACGGCCTTGTCCTGGCAGCGATGGCAACGGTTGCAACGCGTGGCGGTGCGCTGCTCGCTCTTGGCGGCGGGCTCTTTGTGCTCTCCGACTCGGTGCTCGCGATCCACATGTTTTACCCAGACCCCGTCGTGCCGCAGGCGTCGTTTGTCATCATGCTCACCTACACGGCAGCACAGGGCCTCATCGCGCTGGCGGTGCTGCGATCGCAGCGTCGGTAGCTATCCGAGCGAGCGTTGCAGTTCGACAAGATGCCGAACCATGTCTTGGAGTTCCGCAACCATAGCGGCGATGGTCTCGGCAACATCCGTCTCGCCGTCGCTCAGCAGAGAGGCCTGCATCGACACGTTGAGGGCCGCAACGACCTTTCCGTCAACGTCTGCGACAGGAACGGCAACCGAGCGAAGGCCCTGTTCAAGCTCTTGGTCGATCATGGCCCAGCCCTGCCGCCCAGCGAGTTCGATGCGCTCGCGCAGCACGGCAGTATCCGTCACGGTGCGACTGGTGAGCGCTTGCGGCTCGAGGGTTTCAAAGTAGGCATCGAGTTCTTTTGGCGGAAGGGCCGCAAGCAACACACGCCCCATCGATGTGACATAGGCGGGAAAGCGAGTGCCAACCGTGATCGCCGTCGACATGATTCGTTTGGTGTGGATGCGCGCAACATAGACAATATCCGCGCCGTCGAGCACAGCCATTGAGACCGACTCGTGCAATTTGGCAGAGAGATCCTCAAGCAGCGGCTGGGCGAGCCGGGGCAGGGTCTGTCCAGACATGAACGCGTATCCGAGTTGCAGCACCAGCGGGGTGAGTTCAAACGTTCGACCGTCGGTGCGCACATACCCAAGCTCAACAAGCGTGTGCAGGAATCGCCTGGCCGCAGCCCTGTTGAGGTCGGCACGCTTGGCAACCTCGCTCAACGTCATCGACGTGTGTTCGCCGTCAAAGGCCCGGATCACGGTGAGCCCGCGCGCGAGCGACTGGACAAACTGCTCACCCGCGGCACCCGCGTTCACTGGCGTTTCATCCGGCGATTCTATAGTGCTGGCGACCTCGGCCACGGCAACTCCTGTACTCAAGCGCTGTTTCCCTACTTGGGTTGAAGTAGTGGAACCCCAACTCTTGATTGTAGTTCGGCGAAGTCGATGCCGTAGGTTTGCCGCACCGTGACACCCTCAGGCGCGATCTCAAAGATCGCAACGTCGGTGTACACGCGGGTCACGCAGGCAAGGCCGGTTGCCGGATACGTGAGCTCAGGCACAAGCTTGCTCTCGCCAGTCTTCGTGAAGAGATTCATCATCACAAAAATGTCTTTCGCGCCGGTCGCGAGGTCCATCGCGCCGCCAACGGCCGGAATAGCCTTCGGGTCGCCGGTGTGCCAGTTGGCGAGGTCTCCCCCAGCCGAGACCTGAAACGCGCCAAGCACGCACATGTCGAGGTGGCCTCCGCGCATGATGCCAAACGAATCACCGTGGTGGAAATAGGATGCGCCAGGCAGCTCAGTCACCGGGATCTTGCCAGCGTTGATGAGGTCGTCGTCAATCTCGTCGCCGACCGCAACCGGGCCCATGCCGAGCATGCCGTTTTCGGTGTGCAGCGTCACGTTCTGATCCGGCGTGAAGTAGTTTGAGACCAGGGTTGGCTGGCCAATTCCGAGGTTCACAAACGAACCTGAGGGGATGTCCGCTGCAACAATTTCGGCGAGCTGGTCGCGGGTCAGCGGCTGGCTGGCGTCTGGGGCCTGTGTGGCAAGGTCACTCATCGGTTCGAACCTTTCGTTTCGTTGCGGTCAAACGGCTGGTGCGCGGTGCTCCTGGTGGTGGCCGTGCTGCTCAGGTCCACAATGACATTCACAAAGATGCCGGGAGTCACCACAACCTCTGGGTCGATCTGGCCTGGCTCAACGACGTGCGAGACCTGCACGATGGTGTGTTTGGCCGCCGTCGCCATGATCGGGCCAAAGTTGCGGGCCGTCTTGCGATAGGTGAGGTTGCCGATGGTATCGGCGGTATCGGCCTTGATGAGCGCGTATTCGGCGTGAATAGGCGACTCAAGCACGTAGCCCTTGCCGTCAATGACGCGGGTCTCTTTACCCTCGCCAAGCAGCGTGCCGTATCCGGTCGGGGTGAAGAACCCGCCAATTCCTGCCCCGGCAGCCCGGATGCGCTCGGCGAGGTTGCCCTGAGGTACCAGCTCAAGCTCAATCTCGCCTGCGTGGAACTTGGCATCAAACTGGTGCGAGTCACTCTGGCGAGGGAACGAGCAGATGATCTTCTTGACGCGCCCTGCGCCAATGAGCGCCGCAAGACCGTGGTCGCCGTTGCCGGCGTTGTTGTTAACCACGGTGAGATCGGTTGCGCCGTGCTCAAGCAGCGCCTCGATCAGTTCAACGGGCTGGCCAGCCTTGCCAAAGCCGCCAATGAGGATGGTCGCGCCATCAGGAATCTGGGCGACTGCCTCAGCCGCGCTGGTCGTGAGAGTTGGCATGGTCGCTACTTTCCGTTTGGGTTTTCGAGTACGACGGCGAGGCCTTGGCCAACGCCGATGCAGATGGCGGCGACGCCCCAGCGGTCGCCCGAAGTTTCGAGGCGGCGCGCGAGGGTCGAGAGCAAGCGGATGCCAGAGGCACCAAGCGGGTGGCCGAGCGCAACCGCGCCGCCCCATCCGTTGACGATGTCGAGGTCGATGCCCCAGGCATCCACGCAGGCAAGCGACTGGGCTGCGAATGCCTCGTTGAGCTCAACCGCAGCAACGTCATCCCACGAGATGCCCGCGCGCTTAAGCGCCTGGTTGGCTGCCTCAACCGGGGCAAAGCCGAAGAATTGGGGCTCGTTCGCCGCCGCGCCGCGCCCTGCGATGCGGGCGAGCGGCTGCAGGCCGAGGGTGGATGCCGCGCGCTCAGATCCGACGATCGCCGCCGACGCACCGTCGCTCAGCGGCGAGGCGTTGCCAGCTGTTACCGTGCCGGTGCCGTCCTTGCGGAACACCGTCTTGAGCCCTGCGAGCACCTCAACGGTGCTCGTGGCGCGGATGCCCTCGTCGCGTTCCAGCTTGGTATCGGGAACCACGGAAACCTGGTTGTCGTAGTGGCCGGCATCCCACGCCTGCTGAGCAAGCCGATGCGAGCGGGCAGAGAATTCGTCTTGGCGTTCGCGCGTGATGCCGTACTTTTCGCGCAGCTGCTCGGTCGCCTCGCCAAGCGAGACGGTCCATTCCTTCGGCATGAGCGGGTTGACGAGGCGCCAGCCGAGCGTCGTTGACGACAGGGTAAGGTCGCCCGCATGATAGGGGCGCTCGGTTTTTGGCAGCACCCAGGGGGCGCGGCTCATCGATTCGACGCCGCCAACAACCACAACATCCGCTTCGCCGACGGCCACGTTCTTGCTCGCGAACATCGCGGCGTCGAGCGAGGAGCCGCACAGGCGATTGACGGTCGCGCCAGGGATGCTCGTTGGCAGACCCGCAAGCAGCGTCGCCATGCGAGCCACGTTGCGGTTTTCTTCTCCCGCACCGTTGGCATTGCCGAAAATTACCTCGTCGATGCCGTTGTTGTTGAGGACCTCTGGGGTGAGCCCCGGCGCACGGTCAACAATTGAGCGGACAACGTGCGCGGCGAGGTCGTCTGGGCGGGTGCCTGCGAGCGAGCCGCCAAATTTGCCAAACGGGGTGCGAACGGCGTCGTAGAGATAGGCCTGTTCCATGATGCTCCTTTGCCACCCCGGTGCGGGGTTCCGGTCAGTACTCAAACACTCGGGAACTGTTCGCATTGCGAACGCAAGTTCACCATACGGACAGCTTATTACATTTCTCGCCCGCAAGAAACCTTCTCGCGGGGCGCACTTTGCGTCGTGGGGTGCACTTTTACGCACCCCACGAGCCGAAATGCACCCCGCGAGCGAAGGCTATTGCGCTAGCGGCCAGCGACCGTGTCTGGCAGGTCTGGCTCCGCAAACACCTGCTGCGCAACCTTGAACGCCGAGTTCGCCGACGGCACGCTGCAATAGATCGCGCTCTGCAGGATGACCTCTTTGATCTCATCGCGGGTCATGCCGTTGCGGAGGGCCGCACGAACGTGCATCGCAAACTCTTCCCAGTGGCTGTGGGCGATCAGGGCGGTCAAAACCATGGCGCTTCGCGTCGTCCGAGGGAGGCCAGGTCGCGTCCAGATCGTGCCCCACGCGTAGCGGGTGATCATTTCCTGGAACTCAGCCGTCGTATCCGTGATGGATGCCGTTGCCCGGTCAACATGCGCGTCGCCAAGCACCTGGCGGCGGACCGCCATCCCCGCGTCGTACGGGTCGCCAGGGAGGCGATCCGACATGGCGTGGTCTGCGCCTTCGGTCGCGGCAGGTGTCGAGGCGGCCGAGCCCGCCACCCCCGCCGCCCGCTCAAAGTGGCGAATGAGAATCTCAGCGCAGCGGTCGGGGCGCTCGGCAGGAACCAGGTGCGCGGCATCCGCGACCCACTCAGCAGAGCCATCCTGCACGGCAGAGGCGATCGCCCAGGCATCTTCGTACGTCGTGACGCCGTCGTACTGGCCAGCAATAGCTATGAGTGGCGCCGAAATCTCGCCAAGACGATCGCGAACGTCAAACTGCGCGAGGGCCTCACAGCAGAAGACGTAGCCCTGGTCATCGGTCTCAGACAGCGAGTGCAGCAACCGACTTCCCACCTCTGGCTGCCGCTCCATAAAGTCGGGCGCAAACCAGCGCTGGCCGGAGCCGATGACCATGGTGGTAGTTCCCATCCCAGCGACGGTCTTTGCCCGCTCAAGCCAGCCCTCTTCCGTGCCAATCTTGGCGGCAGAACAGATGATTCCGAGACCGGCAAACAGGTCAGGATAATCGATACCAAGTTGCAGACCAACCGCGCCACCGAGCGAGTCGCCCGCATAGAACACTGGCTGGTCCCCCAGCTCGCCGTGCTCGCGCATCGCGGTCACGAGCGACGCAACGCCCTCGGCCAGATCGACAACGGTAAAGCGTTCTTCCGGCCGTGGACTGTGACCGTGGCCGGGCAGATCCCACCCGATAACTCGGAACGAACCGCTCAACGCCGCGGCCGCTTCTTTCCACAGCATCCGCGCGGAGGTGCCGAGTGAGGCACCAACGATCAGCACGGGAAGCGATGTGTCGGCTGCCGACTCAGAGAGCAGGGCGGCTTTCAGCACGGGAACGGTCATGAGGATTCTCTTCTCTTACGGTAAGTCGGGGTGAGTCAGGCGGGGGTGCGTGCCGCGGATGTGGGTCAGGGATGCGGGGACGCGCTGGTCAGGCGGTGCGACTGTCGGCGACTATGCGCGCAACCAGCTCGCGGGCCTGCCCAAGATAATTGGCGGGGTCGAGGAGATCGGCAAGCAACTCAGCGCTCACGATTTCGCTAGGGAAGGCATCCCGCAGCAGCTCCGCAAGATTTCCCTCAGCACGCGAGTCCGAGATGAGGGTTTTCACCTGAGCGGACGCGCCTGAGATTCCAGCCGCGGTGAGAACAGGAACCAGCACCGCAACAATGCGCTCGCTCAGCACAAGCGGGCCGCTCAGCGCAAGGTTGGCGAGCATCCGGTCTGGCCGCACAACGAGCCCCGACACGAGCTCACGAGTCACGGAGCCTGCTCCCCCGGCAAAGCGAAGCAGCTCGCGCAGCGGAGACCACTCGGCGTGCCAGCCGCCGTCGGGGCGCTCATCGCTGAAGGATGACGAGGCCGAGAAGACCTGGCCGAGCGCGCCGGGCGCAGCAATCGCGGCGCTGCGCAGTATGACGGAAAGCACAGGATTCTGCTTCTGCGGCATCGCGGAAGAAACCCCACGCCCCTCGGCAAGAGGCTCAGAAAGCTCGCCGAGCTCAGGGCGGGTCATGAGCGCGACATCGTTGCCAATCTTGCCAAAGGCCGCAACCGCCTCAGCGAGGGCGGCCGCAACCGTCATGATGGGCGAACGCGAAACCTGCCACGGTGCGATTGGCGAGGCGAGCCCAAGGGCCGCCGCGAGTTCGTCAGTGAGCAACTGCGCGCTGTCCCCCGCAAGCTCAGTAAGAGCCGCGACCGTACCGGCCGCGCCGCCCCACTGGAGCGGCAGCATGGCAAGCGCAGCGCGCAGCGCGCGACGGGCGGCGGTGACGCCGGCAAGCCACTGCGCGGCTTTCAAGCCGAAGGTCGTTGGCAGTGAATGCTGGCCAAGAGTACGAGCGACCATGATGGTCTCGGAATGCTGAGCGGCAATCGCGGCCAGCGCCTCAGCCGCCACAGCGGAATCGTCAAGCAGCGCGGTGAGCACGTCACGGCAAACAAGCATGAGCGCGGTATCAACAATGTCTTGGCTCGTTGCCGCCGCATGGATGCGTGCAGCCGCCGCCGGGGACGTTTCCGCCACCCGGCGGCGCAACTGGCCAAGCGTTGGGATCAGCGGATTCCCGCCTCCCTGAGCATCACGCGCGATCTGGTCAAGGTCGTAGAGGTCGGCATTCGCCGCCTCCTCGACCACGGCGATGAACGCTGGATCGGCGAGGCCGTTTGCGGCCAGCACGCCCATCCATTCGCTCTCCACCGTCAGCATGGCCTGAACGATGCTTCGGTCGCTGCTCAACCGCGCGGCGGCCGAGTCAACCCAGAGTGGGCTCAGTAGCCCCTGATCGTAATTCGTGTGAGTGCTCATTGGGTGTTCAGTTTACGAGACGCCGGCACCTACGAGAAGTCCAAGAAAACGGTCTCGTTTTCGCCCTGCAACCGGATGTTCCAGAGCAGGCTGCCGTCTTCTTCGCGCTCGGCGATGAGGGTCGCGCGGCGATCCGCAGGCAGCGAGTTGAGGAGGGCATCCTTGGCAAGCGCCTCGGTGTCTTCTGGCAGGTACACACGGGTGTGCAGCTTATTCAGGAGACCGCGGGCAAAGACCACCACCGCGATGAACGGCGCTTTTTCCTCGATCGAGCCAGGGTTCACCGTCGTGAAGGTGAAATGCCCGTCGTCGTCAACGGCGGCGCGGCCCCACCCGGTAAAGGTGTAGCCGTCGCGTTTGAGCGAGCCGGTCTTCTGCGAGATGACGCCGTGCTCGTCTGCCTGCCAGATTTCGAGCAGGCAGTCGGGAATGGGGTCGCCGTTGCCGTCGGTGACAGTTCCGTGCACGCGCATCGAGCGGGGCGAGCCGGGAACCACAAGCTCCGAGTCCTTCGGATACGGCAGCGCGTAACCGTAGAACGGGCCGACGGTTTGTCCGGGCGTTGGGGTGAGCTTGCTCATTCGTCTTCCTCGTCTTCCATCCAGGTGCGGTTACTGCCAGAGAGCACGATGTCCCAGTTGTAGCCGGTTGCCCATTCGTGCTCGGTCACGTTGTGATCGTAGGTTGCGACCAGGCGGTCGCGGGCCTTC
The DNA window shown above is from Lysinibacter cavernae and carries:
- a CDS encoding SDR family NAD(P)-dependent oxidoreductase produces the protein MSHTVRGANVLVTGAASGMGLLYARKAVAEHAQSVTLWDRDESGLAAAVATLERDVNDAVILGRRSSGSSSVTDIRFTVVDLTDLDQIEAAASEALAHSVPDVLINNAGIVAGNSYFWHTDTRSQTVPTMQINTLAPMHITRQFLPAMIADGSRAKRILNVASAAATVSNPRMSVYAASKWALFAWGDSVRLELAKARHDHVRVTTFCPSYVSTGMFDGAKGMLLTPIITPAHAVDRAWRAMLAGKPVQFTPWAVNVAKVLRGVLPVRLWDRVASRMGVYSSMNEFRGR
- a CDS encoding CarD family transcriptional regulator, whose protein sequence is MKFVVGETLVYPHHGAVTIVEVSTVNIKGEDMQVMTLDVHTSDLQIKLPIENAEIVGVRDIIDAEGVEAVFNVLREPFVEEPVNWSRRYKANQEKMASGNVLRVGEVVRDLWRRDQDNGVSAGEKRMLAKAQQVLVSELALAQKNTDEEALANLTEVLASSLSDVEPVVSI
- a CDS encoding TetR/AcrR family transcriptional regulator, with amino-acid sequence MATLSETHPSGQRVSQVATSDPRSERTRQLVFGAVQQLMSSGAQAVSVSDIVRAAGISRSSFYTHFGGLDELATSFLRAQIAAISASGTDLLESSVSGIIAADAGETSGLEAARVGYGRLIEHMVENFPLYTSVIELPPVRHAYNDIIRRYVRGVLGAIIEQATVPAGVNAELVALYEAGGALTLISAWMRGNLDLSDEELTEQLVAFLPDWLASSRVSLPSALGVQLEETGGVGDHPQNNRKGS
- a CDS encoding lysoplasmalogenase, producing the protein MADATMRNAHPQQSSRPAVRNLWFAFTPYIAVAAVHLGAKLADSAAVDTWTKPLLMPALLLALLLATPQRLSRATLLASAGIVLSWLGDITLGNFVVGLTFFLLAHIAYIVLFAQAFRGRVAKWTPVYFVWFGLLVWMLLPHLGALLVPVIAYGLVLAAMATVATRGGALLALGGGLFVLSDSVLAIHMFYPDPVVPQASFVIMLTYTAAQGLIALAVLRSQRR
- a CDS encoding IclR family transcriptional regulator domain-containing protein translates to MESPDETPVNAGAAGEQFVQSLARGLTVIRAFDGEHTSMTLSEVAKRADLNRAAARRFLHTLVELGYVRTDGRTFELTPLVLQLGYAFMSGQTLPRLAQPLLEDLSAKLHESVSMAVLDGADIVYVARIHTKRIMSTAITVGTRFPAYVTSMGRVLLAALPPKELDAYFETLEPQALTSRTVTDTAVLRERIELAGRQGWAMIDQELEQGLRSVAVPVADVDGKVVAALNVSMQASLLSDGETDVAETIAAMVAELQDMVRHLVELQRSLG
- a CDS encoding 3-oxoacid CoA-transferase subunit B, with protein sequence MSDLATQAPDASQPLTRDQLAEIVAADIPSGSFVNLGIGQPTLVSNYFTPDQNVTLHTENGMLGMGPVAVGDEIDDDLINAGKIPVTELPGASYFHHGDSFGIMRGGHLDMCVLGAFQVSAGGDLANWHTGDPKAIPAVGGAMDLATGAKDIFVMMNLFTKTGESKLVPELTYPATGLACVTRVYTDVAIFEIAPEGVTVRQTYGIDFAELQSRVGVPLLQPK
- a CDS encoding 3-oxoacid CoA-transferase subunit A codes for the protein MPTLTTSAAEAVAQIPDGATILIGGFGKAGQPVELIEALLEHGATDLTVVNNNAGNGDHGLAALIGAGRVKKIICSFPRQSDSHQFDAKFHAGEIELELVPQGNLAERIRAAGAGIGGFFTPTGYGTLLGEGKETRVIDGKGYVLESPIHAEYALIKADTADTIGNLTYRKTARNFGPIMATAAKHTIVQVSHVVEPGQIDPEVVVTPGIFVNVIVDLSSTATTRSTAHQPFDRNETKGSNR
- a CDS encoding thiolase family protein, giving the protein MEQAYLYDAVRTPFGKFGGSLAGTRPDDLAAHVVRSIVDRAPGLTPEVLNNNGIDEVIFGNANGAGEENRNVARMATLLAGLPTSIPGATVNRLCGSSLDAAMFASKNVAVGEADVVVVGGVESMSRAPWVLPKTERPYHAGDLTLSSTTLGWRLVNPLMPKEWTVSLGEATEQLREKYGITRERQDEFSARSHRLAQQAWDAGHYDNQVSVVPDTKLERDEGIRATSTVEVLAGLKTVFRKDGTGTVTAGNASPLSDGASAAIVGSERAASTLGLQPLARIAGRGAAANEPQFFGFAPVEAANQALKRAGISWDDVAAVELNEAFAAQSLACVDAWGIDLDIVNGWGGAVALGHPLGASGIRLLSTLARRLETSGDRWGVAAICIGVGQGLAVVLENPNGK
- the pcaC gene encoding 4-carboxymuconolactone decarboxylase; the protein is MSDRLPGDPYDAGMAVRRQVLGDAHVDRATASITDTTAEFQEMITRYAWGTIWTRPGLPRTTRSAMVLTALIAHSHWEEFAMHVRAALRNGMTRDEIKEVILQSAIYCSVPSANSAFKVAQQVFAEPDLPDTVAGR
- a CDS encoding lyase family protein, producing the protein MSTHTNYDQGLLSPLWVDSAAARLSSDRSIVQAMLTVESEWMGVLAANGLADPAFIAVVEEAANADLYDLDQIARDAQGGGNPLIPTLGQLRRRVAETSPAAAARIHAAATSQDIVDTALMLVCRDVLTALLDDSAVAAEALAAIAAQHSETIMVARTLGQHSLPTTFGLKAAQWLAGVTAARRALRAALAMLPLQWGGAAGTVAALTELAGDSAQLLTDELAAALGLASPIAPWQVSRSPIMTVAAALAEAVAAFGKIGNDVALMTRPELGELSEPLAEGRGVSSAMPQKQNPVLSVILRSAAIAAPGALGQVFSASSSFSDERPDGGWHAEWSPLRELLRFAGGAGSVTRELVSGLVVRPDRMLANLALSGPLVLSERIVAVLVPVLTAAGISGASAQVKTLISDSRAEGNLAELLRDAFPSEIVSAELLADLLDPANYLGQARELVARIVADSRTA
- the pcaG gene encoding protocatechuate 3,4-dioxygenase subunit alpha; this translates as MSKLTPTPGQTVGPFYGYALPYPKDSELVVPGSPRSMRVHGTVTDGNGDPIPDCLLEIWQADEHGVISQKTGSLKRDGYTFTGWGRAAVDDDGHFTFTTVNPGSIEEKAPFIAVVVFARGLLNKLHTRVYLPEDTEALAKDALLNSLPADRRATLIAEREEDGSLLWNIRLQGENETVFLDFS